In Acidimicrobiia bacterium, a genomic segment contains:
- a CDS encoding MarR family winged helix-turn-helix transcriptional regulator, whose protein sequence is MSTAAGRDAWRHLHEIFMGGGARDRLAQAGASIGMSPSLMKALFHLDADTPMRMGDLAEHLGWDASYVTNIADVLEARGFAERRPHPTDRRVKTLALSPAGVAAKQQLFDVLHEPPPALDVLTPAEQRELRDLLRKVAEAVERGQAQ, encoded by the coding sequence GTGAGCACGGCCGCAGGTCGGGATGCCTGGCGTCACCTCCACGAGATCTTCATGGGCGGTGGGGCACGGGACCGGTTGGCGCAGGCCGGCGCGAGTATCGGCATGTCGCCGAGCCTCATGAAGGCACTGTTCCACCTCGACGCCGACACGCCCATGCGTATGGGCGATCTGGCCGAGCACCTCGGCTGGGACGCGTCCTACGTCACGAACATCGCCGACGTGCTCGAGGCGCGCGGTTTCGCGGAGCGGCGGCCGCATCCCACCGACCGGCGCGTGAAGACGCTCGCGCTCAGCCCCGCGGGCGTCGCCGCGAAGCAGCAACTCTTCGACGTGCTGCACGAACCACCACCCGCGCTCGACGTGCTCACACCGGCGGAGCAACGTGAGCTGCGAGACTTGTTGCGCAAGGTCGCCGAGGCGGTGGAGCGGGGCCAGGCCCAATAG
- a CDS encoding alkaline phosphatase family protein has product MTDPRQNRFDRRELLRGAAVLGAAAAFGACSSSSGKRAVATRLTSPSTTALPTTTVPRRPRRPGDRPDPSKPAGVDMLPKIEHIVVLMMENHSFDNYLGVLGRGDGLPLDAAGKPLPALPDGTGHYIHSFPMPTTCQLKALPSQAWQASHLSLGNGDNSGFVKACGPVAMGYFTPDDIPFYAGLARTYPLSDRWFASCLAQTYPNRRFLMAGSAAGVIDTTAASVVAPPPPNGVIMERLEAHGLSWMSYYVDISASFLFPSFMTTRLNHTAHIERFYQDAKNGTLPALSYVDPAFDDRYGESEENPADIRVGEQFAAKVVHAVTTGKAWDKTVLIWLYDEHGGYYDHVVPPRAIAPDSIPPNLPPGAIKAGYDQYGFRVPAAIISPYAKKHYVSHVVHDHTSILKLIETKWNLPALTFRDANADDLLDSLDFENPPAFAEPPELPEPALGLNGPPPATVDCGGVGAGAIPPPGARTTTP; this is encoded by the coding sequence GTGACGGATCCGAGGCAGAACCGGTTCGATCGGCGCGAGTTGTTGCGCGGGGCCGCGGTGCTCGGCGCCGCGGCGGCCTTCGGCGCGTGCTCGAGCAGCAGCGGCAAACGCGCGGTCGCGACGCGGCTCACGTCACCGTCGACGACCGCGCTGCCGACCACGACCGTGCCGCGCCGCCCGCGTCGGCCCGGTGATCGCCCGGATCCCTCCAAGCCGGCGGGCGTCGACATGCTCCCGAAGATCGAGCACATCGTCGTGCTGATGATGGAGAACCACTCGTTCGACAACTACCTCGGCGTGCTCGGTCGCGGCGACGGGCTGCCGCTCGATGCCGCGGGCAAGCCGTTGCCCGCGCTGCCCGACGGCACCGGTCACTACATCCACTCGTTCCCGATGCCCACGACGTGTCAGTTGAAGGCGCTACCGAGCCAGGCCTGGCAGGCGAGTCACCTGTCACTCGGGAACGGCGACAACTCCGGCTTCGTGAAGGCGTGCGGTCCGGTCGCGATGGGTTACTTCACACCCGACGACATTCCCTTCTACGCAGGCCTCGCGCGCACGTATCCGCTCTCTGACCGTTGGTTCGCGTCGTGCCTCGCGCAGACGTATCCGAACCGGCGCTTCCTCATGGCGGGCTCCGCGGCGGGCGTCATCGACACGACGGCCGCGTCGGTCGTCGCGCCGCCACCACCCAACGGCGTGATCATGGAACGCCTCGAAGCGCACGGCCTGTCGTGGATGAGCTACTACGTCGACATCTCCGCGTCGTTCCTCTTCCCGAGCTTCATGACGACGCGTTTGAACCACACCGCGCACATCGAGCGCTTCTACCAGGACGCGAAGAACGGCACGCTGCCCGCGCTCTCGTACGTCGATCCCGCGTTCGACGACAGGTACGGCGAGTCGGAGGAGAATCCCGCCGACATCCGCGTCGGTGAGCAGTTCGCGGCGAAGGTCGTGCACGCGGTCACCACCGGCAAGGCGTGGGACAAGACCGTGTTGATCTGGCTCTACGACGAGCACGGTGGTTACTACGACCACGTCGTTCCGCCGCGCGCGATCGCGCCCGACTCGATCCCGCCGAACCTGCCGCCCGGCGCGATCAAGGCCGGTTACGACCAGTACGGCTTCCGCGTGCCGGCCGCGATCATCTCGCCGTACGCGAAGAAGCATTACGTGTCGCACGTGGTGCACGACCACACGTCGATCCTGAAGCTCATCGAGACGAAGTGGAACCTCCCCGCGCTGACGTTCCGCGATGCAAACGCCGACGACCTGCTCGACTCGCTCGACTTCGAGAATCCGCCCGCGTTCGCGGAGCCACCGGAATTGCCGGAGCCCGCGCTCGGGCTGAACGGCCCGCCGCCCGCGACGGTCGACTGCGGTGGTGTGGGTGCCGGCGCCATTCCGCCGCCCGGCGCGCGCACGACCACACCGTGA
- a CDS encoding family 78 glycoside hydrolase catalytic domain, whose amino-acid sequence MTRVRRMTGGVLALGLAIVLSGAGAIGAGAASDHAPGSPTDLRVDEAVAPLWVTATPTFGWIPVDTDRDEIQTAYEVVVASAPTTDPNASTVLADTGRVSSSAESSVAVAHLRLKPDHRYWWTVRTWDRAGTRGAFAKPQPFDTALGDGDWHADWIRRPEPPSNPREDYFLLRDTFTVGGSAIVRARAYLSAAQQYELYVNGTRVGGGPSYSYPDEQYYTSTDIAPYLKPGLNAIGMIVHNLGPGQGRPAEPPGAIAHLTIDHRDGFRQTFTTSGRWRVHEGPWLPATARNDEGDYVENIDARLLPPSWATASFDDSTWEHALVVGAHPVAPWTHLIAQRTQIVEKPVKPVSFRRLANGAYVADFGSVIAATPQISLHAGIAGRALTLLQGYLLDPGGAVSTTKGTQETDMHDSYVERAGPQTLRPFGYLGFRYVELTNPGEILHASDVVAYARHAGMPGDDASTFTSSSPILNRIWELARHSALYGSQEQFVDTPTRERGQFGQDSSNTSSVTQVAFAERNLTWQALRDFARSQKRYWPDGRVNAVYPNGDGKRDIPDLTENYPIWVMRYYDITGDRSELATLYPVIRNVASYVARAISPAAGLVTNLPGGGGDYNGGIVDWPIQERFGYDMTTVARTTESIIAIEMFRELRDAARALHRPAREIDAYATRATALTKAVNTRLRRPDGVYIDGLHQNGTQSTHASQQANAYALAAGIVPASDRETVVAHVEQLGMATGPDIAAVLLQGLHASGNDDALVKLISNPKIPGWAQILSRGATFTWESWDARDVYGDSESHAWGSTVLPALTTDVLGVSVTKPGASEVTVAPPTLSTVTSARGRLATERGPVAVAWKRIDATHFKLDLTVPDNVVAHITVPAHATSDVFENGSTVLASLASGRVQDGTLRFTVGSGQYSLDIRPRPIADDVLHASGASNVGRWLAFVVGALVLLFLAAAFVAFARRRRAAA is encoded by the coding sequence GTGACGCGCGTTCGCCGCATGACCGGCGGCGTGCTCGCGCTCGGCCTCGCGATCGTGCTCAGCGGCGCGGGCGCGATCGGTGCCGGCGCGGCGAGCGACCACGCGCCGGGCTCGCCGACCGACCTGCGCGTCGACGAGGCGGTCGCGCCGCTGTGGGTCACGGCGACACCGACGTTCGGCTGGATCCCCGTCGACACGGATCGGGACGAGATCCAGACCGCGTACGAGGTGGTGGTGGCGAGCGCACCGACCACCGACCCGAACGCGTCGACCGTGCTCGCCGACACCGGCCGGGTCTCGTCGAGCGCGGAGTCGTCGGTCGCCGTCGCGCACCTCCGACTGAAGCCCGACCACCGCTACTGGTGGACGGTGCGCACCTGGGACCGGGCGGGAACGCGCGGCGCGTTCGCGAAGCCGCAACCGTTCGACACCGCGCTCGGCGACGGCGACTGGCACGCGGACTGGATCCGCCGGCCCGAGCCACCGAGCAATCCGCGCGAGGACTACTTCCTCCTGCGCGACACGTTCACGGTCGGCGGCAGCGCGATCGTGCGCGCCCGCGCGTACCTCTCCGCGGCGCAGCAGTACGAGCTGTACGTCAACGGCACGCGCGTCGGCGGGGGTCCGTCGTACTCGTACCCCGACGAGCAGTACTACACGAGCACCGACATCGCGCCGTACCTGAAGCCCGGGCTCAACGCGATCGGAATGATCGTGCACAACCTCGGGCCCGGTCAGGGTCGGCCGGCCGAGCCGCCCGGCGCGATCGCGCACCTCACGATCGACCATCGCGACGGCTTCCGACAGACCTTCACGACGAGCGGTCGCTGGCGCGTGCACGAGGGGCCGTGGTTGCCGGCGACCGCGCGCAATGACGAGGGCGACTACGTCGAGAACATCGACGCGCGCCTGCTCCCACCGAGCTGGGCGACCGCGTCGTTCGACGACAGCACGTGGGAGCACGCGCTCGTCGTGGGCGCGCACCCGGTTGCGCCGTGGACGCATCTGATCGCGCAGCGCACGCAGATCGTCGAGAAACCGGTGAAGCCCGTGAGCTTCCGCCGGCTCGCCAACGGTGCGTACGTCGCCGACTTCGGCTCGGTGATCGCGGCGACGCCGCAGATCTCGCTGCACGCGGGTATCGCCGGTCGCGCGCTCACGCTGCTCCAGGGCTACCTGCTCGATCCAGGCGGCGCGGTGTCGACGACGAAGGGCACGCAGGAGACCGACATGCACGACTCGTACGTCGAGCGGGCCGGCCCGCAGACGCTGCGACCGTTCGGCTATCTCGGCTTCCGCTACGTCGAGCTCACGAACCCCGGTGAGATCCTGCACGCGAGCGACGTCGTCGCGTACGCGCGTCACGCGGGCATGCCCGGCGACGACGCCAGCACGTTCACGTCGTCGTCACCGATCCTGAACCGCATCTGGGAGCTCGCGCGCCACTCCGCGCTCTACGGCTCGCAGGAGCAGTTCGTCGACACACCGACACGCGAGCGCGGCCAGTTCGGCCAAGACTCGTCGAACACGTCGAGCGTCACGCAGGTCGCGTTCGCGGAGCGGAACCTCACATGGCAGGCGTTGCGCGACTTCGCGCGCTCCCAGAAGCGTTACTGGCCCGACGGCCGCGTCAACGCGGTCTATCCGAACGGCGACGGCAAGCGCGACATCCCCGACCTCACCGAGAACTACCCGATCTGGGTGATGCGGTACTACGACATCACGGGTGACCGGTCGGAGCTCGCGACGCTCTATCCGGTGATTCGCAACGTCGCGAGCTACGTCGCGCGCGCGATCTCTCCCGCGGCCGGACTCGTCACGAACCTGCCCGGTGGCGGCGGCGACTACAACGGCGGCATCGTCGACTGGCCGATTCAAGAGCGCTTTGGCTACGACATGACGACCGTCGCGCGCACGACCGAGAGCATCATCGCGATCGAGATGTTCCGCGAGCTGAGGGACGCGGCGCGTGCGTTGCACCGCCCGGCGCGCGAGATCGATGCGTACGCGACGCGGGCGACGGCGCTGACGAAGGCCGTGAACACGCGCCTACGCCGGCCCGACGGCGTGTACATCGACGGGCTCCACCAGAACGGCACGCAGAGCACGCACGCGTCGCAGCAGGCCAACGCGTACGCGCTCGCAGCCGGGATCGTGCCGGCTTCCGATCGCGAGACCGTCGTCGCGCACGTCGAGCAACTCGGCATGGCGACGGGTCCCGACATCGCGGCCGTGCTGCTCCAGGGACTGCACGCGTCGGGCAACGACGACGCGCTCGTCAAGCTCATCAGCAACCCGAAGATCCCGGGCTGGGCGCAGATCCTTTCCCGCGGCGCGACGTTCACGTGGGAGAGCTGGGACGCGCGCGACGTGTACGGCGACAGCGAGTCCCACGCGTGGGGCTCGACCGTGCTGCCCGCGCTCACGACCGACGTCCTGGGCGTGTCGGTGACGAAGCCCGGCGCGAGCGAGGTCACGGTCGCCCCACCGACGCTCAGCACCGTGACGAGCGCCCGAGGCCGGCTCGCGACCGAGCGCGGCCCCGTCGCCGTCGCGTGGAAGCGCATCGACGCGACGCACTTCAAGCTCGACCTCACCGTGCCGGACAATGTCGTCGCGCACATCACGGTGCCCGCGCACGCGACGAGCGACGTGTTCGAGAACGGAAGCACCGTGCTCGCGAGCCTCGCCTCGGGTCGGGTGCAGGATGGGACATTGCGGTTCACGGTCGGGTCCGGTCAGTACTCGCTCGACATCCGCCCCCGCCCGATCGCCGACGATGTCTTGCACGCATCGGGCGCGTCGAACGTCGGACGGTGGCTCGCGTTCGTCGTCGGCGCGCTCGTGCTGTTGTTCCTCGCCGCGGCGTTCGTGGCGTTCGCGCGCCGGCGCCGCGCCGCGGCCTGA
- a CDS encoding phosphotransferase: MPRRVTLVAVDDHGAVLGALAPFDVELPWWSEIESVVDGAREHHAVDVVVLRLLEARPPGDPLEMGGDATYAVERRGEAQLRPVDARVAALATSDDPLRLPYARPGGPARELAWAESVLATHGRASTGAARQMRTWNLSSIWQIPTAAGPVWLKSVPPFFAHEGAVIDRLADPALPPLLGFEPGRVLMDDIPGVDHYDAAERTIARAITTLVGIQDRVANEIDALFGLGLPDWRGPALRALATDVVERHAPELVSDERDALDRLLATFDARTAEIDACGLPITIVHGDFHPGNLRGDPDAPTLLDWGDCGVGHPLLDHPALFTSRAVAHDETLRAHWANEWRTRRPGCDPERAAARIRPIAALRQAVIYRGFLDHIEASERIYHEADPARWLRIAAAES, translated from the coding sequence GTGCCCCGCCGCGTCACGCTGGTTGCCGTCGACGACCACGGCGCGGTGCTCGGCGCGCTCGCGCCGTTCGACGTCGAGTTGCCGTGGTGGTCGGAGATCGAGTCGGTCGTCGACGGCGCGCGTGAGCACCACGCGGTCGACGTCGTCGTGTTGCGCCTGCTCGAGGCGCGCCCGCCCGGCGACCCGCTCGAGATGGGCGGCGACGCGACCTACGCCGTCGAGCGGCGCGGCGAAGCGCAATTGCGACCCGTCGACGCGCGCGTCGCCGCACTCGCCACCAGCGACGACCCGTTGCGCCTGCCGTACGCGCGTCCGGGCGGACCCGCGCGCGAGCTCGCGTGGGCCGAGTCGGTGCTCGCGACACACGGTCGGGCCTCGACCGGAGCCGCGCGGCAGATGCGCACGTGGAACCTGTCGAGCATCTGGCAGATCCCGACCGCGGCCGGCCCGGTGTGGCTCAAGAGCGTGCCGCCCTTCTTCGCACACGAAGGCGCGGTGATCGACCGGCTCGCGGATCCCGCCCTCCCGCCGCTGCTCGGCTTCGAGCCCGGACGCGTCCTCATGGACGACATCCCCGGCGTCGATCACTACGACGCCGCCGAACGCACCATCGCGCGCGCGATCACGACGCTCGTCGGGATCCAGGATCGCGTCGCGAACGAGATCGACGCGCTCTTCGGCCTCGGGCTACCCGACTGGCGCGGGCCCGCGCTGCGCGCCCTCGCCACCGACGTCGTCGAACGGCACGCGCCCGAGCTCGTGTCCGATGAACGCGACGCGCTCGACCGGCTGCTCGCGACCTTCGACGCGCGCACGGCCGAGATCGACGCGTGCGGTCTGCCGATCACGATCGTCCACGGCGACTTCCACCCCGGCAACCTGCGCGGCGATCCGGACGCGCCGACGCTGCTCGACTGGGGCGACTGTGGCGTCGGTCATCCGCTGCTCGACCATCCCGCGCTGTTCACGTCGCGCGCCGTCGCTCACGACGAAACCCTTCGCGCGCACTGGGCGAACGAGTGGCGCACCCGCCGGCCGGGCTGTGATCCCGAGCGGGCGGCGGCGCGGATCCGGCCGATCGCCGCGCTGCGTCAGGCCGTCATCTACCGCGGGTTCCTCGACCACATCGAGGCGTCCGAGCGCATCTATCACGAGGCCGATCCGGCCCGTTGGCTCCGGATCGCGGCCGCGGAAAGCTGA
- a CDS encoding sigma-70 family RNA polymerase sigma factor — MADPANFAEQAMPYMSALYAAAMRMTRNPSDAEDLVQETYLRAYRGFGGFQEGTNLKAWLYKILTNTFINIYRAKKRRPEQVDLDDTEDFYLFRRLGGLEAVDAMRTPETEVLDAIPDSEVKEALESIPEQFRMAVILCDIEGFSYKEIAEILDVPIGTVMSRIHRGRKLLQKRLWEFAGEHNLRPTVESATGS, encoded by the coding sequence ATGGCCGATCCGGCGAACTTCGCCGAACAAGCGATGCCCTACATGTCGGCGTTGTACGCGGCCGCGATGCGCATGACGCGCAACCCGAGCGACGCCGAGGATCTCGTCCAGGAGACATACCTGCGCGCGTACCGCGGGTTCGGCGGCTTCCAAGAGGGCACGAACCTCAAGGCCTGGCTCTACAAGATCCTCACGAACACGTTCATCAACATCTACCGGGCGAAGAAGCGCCGTCCCGAGCAGGTCGACCTCGACGACACCGAGGACTTCTACCTCTTCCGCCGGCTCGGCGGGCTCGAGGCGGTCGACGCGATGCGCACCCCCGAGACCGAGGTCCTCGACGCCATTCCCGACTCCGAGGTCAAGGAGGCGCTCGAGTCGATTCCCGAGCAGTTCCGCATGGCCGTGATCCTCTGCGACATCGAGGGCTTCTCGTACAAGGAGATCGCCGAGATCCTCGACGTGCCCATCGGAACCGTGATGAGTCGCATCCACCGAGGAAGAAAGCTCCTGCAGAAGCGGTTGTGGGAGTTCGCTGGGGAGCACAACCTGCGACCGACCGTCGAGAGCGCAACAGGGAGTTAG
- the rsrA gene encoding mycothiol system anti-sigma-R factor: MDCEKAIHQVYSYLDGELTVWKRMAIARHLDDCPPCLQGFAFEVELRRVIVSKCSEEVPETLRIRIAEVLGFGEIDPFLP; encoded by the coding sequence ATGGACTGCGAGAAGGCGATCCACCAGGTGTACTCGTACCTCGACGGCGAGCTCACCGTGTGGAAGCGGATGGCGATCGCCCGCCACCTCGACGACTGTCCTCCCTGCCTCCAGGGCTTCGCCTTCGAGGTGGAGCTGCGCAGGGTGATCGTGTCGAAGTGCTCGGAGGAGGTCCCCGAGACCCTCCGCATCCGCATCGCCGAGGTCCTCGGCTTCGGCGAGATCGACCCTTTCCTGCCGTAG
- a CDS encoding zinc-dependent metalloprotease, which translates to MRVGSRPDPVDWPTATRVARLVAGRDQIASSYLGASLARDFAAVTTEAEDLVADFTGLRAPGRAHAQLLDRGGWVEANVASMRTMLAPLTERLGERLAQSPIAPVGRRVAGVEVGSLLGYLSQRVLGQYDLLVPDSEGQAADTDAVYYVGPNILGLEKRFAFRPLDFRRWIAIHEVTHRAQFTGVPWMKDYFLSLVQGSLSIVDPDPAVLLRAIGRIADAVKAGKNPLDEGGLVGLFASPEQQVILERVQALMSLLEGHGNYVMNVLGERHVQGADRMARVLHARRQQKGISGQMQKLLGIEMKMRQYEVGERFVRGVERIAGIAALDAAWRDAASLPTVPELDDPEAWLTRVASTRAATG; encoded by the coding sequence GTGAGGGTCGGGTCGCGACCCGACCCGGTCGACTGGCCGACGGCGACGCGCGTCGCGCGCCTCGTGGCCGGCCGGGACCAGATCGCGTCGTCGTACCTCGGTGCGTCGCTGGCACGCGACTTCGCCGCCGTGACCACCGAGGCCGAGGATCTCGTCGCCGACTTCACCGGCCTGCGCGCGCCGGGCCGCGCGCACGCGCAGCTGCTCGATCGCGGGGGCTGGGTCGAGGCGAACGTCGCGTCGATGCGCACGATGCTCGCCCCGCTCACCGAGCGCCTCGGCGAGCGACTCGCGCAGAGCCCGATCGCGCCGGTCGGTCGGCGCGTCGCCGGCGTCGAGGTCGGCTCGCTGCTCGGCTACCTCTCGCAGCGCGTGCTCGGTCAGTACGACCTGCTGGTGCCCGACTCCGAAGGGCAGGCCGCCGACACCGACGCGGTCTACTACGTCGGCCCGAACATCCTCGGGCTCGAGAAGCGCTTCGCGTTCCGTCCGCTCGACTTCCGACGCTGGATCGCGATCCACGAGGTGACGCACCGTGCGCAGTTCACGGGTGTCCCGTGGATGAAGGACTACTTCCTCTCGCTCGTGCAGGGTTCGCTCTCGATCGTCGACCCCGACCCCGCCGTGCTGCTGCGCGCGATCGGACGCATCGCCGACGCGGTGAAGGCGGGCAAGAACCCGCTCGACGAGGGCGGCCTCGTCGGGCTGTTCGCCTCGCCCGAGCAGCAGGTGATCCTCGAGCGCGTGCAGGCCTTGATGTCGCTGCTCGAAGGCCACGGCAACTACGTGATGAACGTGCTCGGCGAGCGCCACGTACAGGGCGCGGATCGCATGGCGCGCGTGCTGCACGCGCGGCGGCAGCAGAAGGGCATCAGCGGCCAGATGCAGAAGCTGCTCGGTATCGAGATGAAGATGCGGCAGTACGAGGTCGGGGAGCGCTTCGTGCGGGGGGTCGAGCGCATCGCCGGCATCGCCGCCCTCGACGCCGCGTGGCGCGACGCCGCGAGCCTGCCGACGGTGCCCGAGCTCGACGATCCGGAAGCGTGGCTCACGCGGGTCGCGAGCACGCGCGCCGCGACCGGCTGA
- the tilS gene encoding tRNA lysidine(34) synthetase TilS, whose amino-acid sequence MGGLERWLARVPRLATLAREETRVVVGCSGGADSLALLALTAAAGVAVEAIYVDHGLRAGSACDFAVVADAARRFGVVARSAAVDVGSGPNLEARARDARYAALDAARVEAGAAYVLVGHTADDQAETVLLNLLRGAATAGLAAMREIAGTVVRPLLPLRRADTAEICARLGLAPVVDPMNAEPRYRRVWLRREVIPALEAGAARDLPALLSRQAEVLREEADLLESLAAGALADAGDPPRVDALVALDPALARRAIRQWLGGAPPALATVDAVLAVVRGERRAVEVPGGDRIVRRRGRLLREAPAAVPPDDAPCRLAVPGAAAGLGLDFECWIERAAPVAWPDGIDTCVVDADVVGERAWLRAPALGERFVPLGLGHTTAIAGVARAETARVVATDPTGGAVWVVGYRIDDRVRVTARTRRFLWMTVTHRVRA is encoded by the coding sequence GTGGGCGGGCTCGAGCGGTGGCTCGCGCGCGTCCCGCGGCTGGCAACGCTCGCCCGTGAGGAGACGCGCGTCGTCGTCGGGTGCTCGGGTGGCGCCGACTCGCTCGCGCTGCTCGCCCTGACTGCGGCGGCGGGTGTCGCCGTCGAGGCCATCTACGTCGACCATGGTCTGCGCGCCGGATCGGCGTGTGACTTCGCCGTCGTTGCCGACGCGGCGCGGCGATTCGGTGTGGTTGCGCGTTCGGCCGCGGTCGACGTGGGATCGGGTCCGAACCTCGAAGCGCGGGCCCGTGACGCGCGCTACGCCGCGCTCGATGCCGCGCGCGTGGAAGCGGGCGCCGCGTACGTCCTCGTCGGGCACACCGCCGACGATCAGGCGGAGACCGTGCTGCTCAACCTGCTGCGCGGCGCCGCGACCGCGGGGCTCGCGGCGATGCGCGAGATCGCAGGCACCGTCGTCCGGCCGCTGCTTCCGCTGCGGCGCGCCGACACCGCCGAGATCTGCGCGCGCCTCGGGCTCGCGCCCGTCGTCGACCCGATGAACGCCGAGCCGCGCTACCGCCGGGTCTGGCTGCGGCGCGAGGTCATCCCCGCGCTCGAGGCGGGTGCGGCGCGCGACCTGCCCGCGTTGCTCTCGCGCCAGGCCGAGGTGCTGCGCGAGGAAGCCGACCTGTTGGAGTCGCTCGCGGCGGGCGCGCTCGCCGATGCCGGTGATCCGCCCCGGGTCGACGCGCTCGTGGCGCTCGACCCCGCGCTCGCGCGCCGCGCGATCCGGCAGTGGCTCGGCGGAGCACCGCCGGCGCTCGCAACGGTCGACGCGGTGCTCGCGGTCGTGCGGGGCGAACGGCGCGCGGTCGAGGTGCCCGGCGGCGATCGGATCGTGCGCCGGCGGGGCCGGCTCCTTCGCGAGGCGCCCGCCGCCGTACCGCCGGATGACGCGCCGTGTCGGCTCGCAGTGCCGGGCGCGGCCGCGGGACTCGGCCTCGACTTCGAGTGCTGGATCGAGCGGGCCGCGCCGGTCGCGTGGCCGGACGGCATCGACACCTGCGTCGTCGACGCCGACGTCGTCGGCGAGCGCGCGTGGTTGCGGGCACCGGCGCTCGGTGAACGCTTCGTGCCACTCGGACTGGGACACACGACGGCGATTGCAGGGGTCGCGCGGGCGGAGACCGCACGGGTCGTCGCCACCGACCCGACCGGCGGGGCCGTGTGGGTCGTGGGGTACCGTATCGACGACCGGGTGCGCGTAACCGCGCGTACGCGTCGATTCCTCTGGATGACCGTGACGCACCGAGTCCGCGCTTGA
- the hpt gene encoding hypoxanthine phosphoribosyltransferase, with product MNDSDLGRVIVDADEVQQRVSELGKEITSDFADDPPLLVGVLKGAFMFMADLSRSIDLPVEFDFMAVASYGSATRTSGVVRIVKDLDIDLTGRRVLIVEDIVDSGLTLSYLRKNLMARSPSSLDVCALLVKEGLQRNDPDLKYTGFKIPPVFVVGYGLDAAERYRNLPYIVEYLPGEDV from the coding sequence ATGAACGACTCTGATCTCGGCCGTGTGATCGTCGATGCCGACGAGGTGCAGCAGCGCGTCTCGGAGCTCGGCAAGGAGATCACGAGCGACTTCGCCGACGATCCGCCCTTGCTCGTCGGCGTGCTCAAGGGCGCGTTCATGTTCATGGCCGATCTGTCGCGATCGATCGACCTGCCGGTCGAGTTCGACTTCATGGCGGTGGCGTCGTACGGATCGGCGACGCGCACGAGTGGTGTCGTGCGCATCGTGAAGGACCTCGACATCGACCTCACCGGCCGGCGCGTCCTCATCGTCGAGGACATCGTCGACTCCGGCCTCACGCTGTCGTACCTGCGCAAGAACCTGATGGCGCGCAGCCCGTCGTCGCTCGACGTGTGCGCGCTGCTCGTGAAGGAAGGTCTGCAGCGCAACGACCCCGACCTCAAGTACACGGGCTTCAAGATCCCGCCGGTGTTCGTCGTCGGATACGGGCTCGACGCGGCAGAGCGGTACCGCAACCTTCCGTACATCGTCGAGTACCTGCCCGGAGAAGACGTGTGA
- the folE gene encoding GTP cyclohydrolase I FolE yields MTDAGGSAAGDGGGIDLPRIERAVRELLLAIGEDPDRDGLVRTPHRVAEMYREIAGGLHEDPTHHLTVTFEAGHDEMVMVRDIPIYSFCEHHLLPFHGRAHVAYIPGQDGRITGLSKVARLVDGFAKRPQVQERLTTQIADAIVAALAPRGAFVLIEAEHLCMSMRGVRKPGSVTVTSAVRGMFKDSPATRAEAFSILSLPSRG; encoded by the coding sequence GTGACCGACGCCGGCGGATCCGCTGCCGGCGACGGCGGCGGCATCGACCTGCCGCGCATCGAGCGCGCCGTGCGCGAGTTGCTGCTCGCGATCGGGGAGGACCCCGACCGTGACGGCCTCGTGCGCACGCCGCACCGCGTCGCCGAGATGTACCGCGAGATCGCGGGCGGTCTGCACGAAGACCCGACGCACCACCTCACCGTCACGTTCGAGGCCGGCCACGACGAGATGGTCATGGTGCGCGACATCCCGATCTACTCGTTCTGCGAGCACCACCTCCTGCCGTTCCACGGGCGCGCGCACGTCGCGTACATCCCGGGACAGGACGGCCGCATCACCGGTCTCTCGAAGGTCGCGCGCCTCGTCGACGGGTTCGCGAAGCGTCCGCAGGTGCAGGAGCGCCTCACCACCCAGATCGCCGACGCGATCGTCGCCGCGCTCGCGCCGCGCGGCGCGTTCGTGCTCATCGAGGCGGAGCATCTGTGCATGTCGATGCGCGGCGTGCGCAAGCCGGGATCGGTCACCGTCACCTCCGCGGTGCGGGGCATGTTCAAGGACAGCCCGGCGACCCGCGCCGAAGCCTTCTCCATCCTCAGCCTGCCCAGCCGCGGCTGA